In one window of Janthinobacterium sp. 1_2014MBL_MicDiv DNA:
- a CDS encoding c-type cytochrome encodes MSDAHNEQQSAIKTPKQLLAAVAGFFLVTVIGIILLVQFVTTQKLTGAGTDSQSPEAIDARLSPVANEGFTFKDASGPKVLQSGEAVYTATCVACHGAGVAGAPKFGDAGGWSARLAQGYDTVLKHAIEGLRAMPAKGGNPDLDDVEVARAVVYIANASGGKFKEPEVPAPAAAADGAAPAAEPAK; translated from the coding sequence ATGAGCGACGCACATAACGAACAACAATCAGCGATCAAAACGCCTAAACAATTGCTTGCCGCCGTAGCTGGCTTCTTCCTCGTCACCGTCATCGGCATCATCTTGCTGGTGCAGTTCGTCACCACGCAAAAACTGACGGGCGCCGGCACGGACAGCCAGTCGCCCGAAGCCATCGACGCCCGCCTGAGCCCGGTGGCCAATGAAGGCTTTACCTTCAAGGATGCCAGCGGTCCGAAAGTGCTGCAGAGCGGTGAAGCCGTGTACACGGCCACTTGCGTGGCTTGCCACGGCGCCGGCGTGGCCGGTGCGCCGAAGTTTGGCGACGCGGGCGGCTGGTCGGCCCGCCTGGCCCAGGGTTACGATACGGTGCTGAAACACGCCATCGAAGGCTTGCGCGCCATGCCCGCCAAGGGCGGCAATCCCGACCTCGACGATGTGGAAGTGGCGCGCGCCGTCGTCTACATCGCCAACGCATCGGGCGGCAAGTTCAAGGAACCGGAAGTGCCGGCACCGGCCGCGGCCGCCGATGGCGCCGCACCGGCTGCAGAGCCTGCCAAATAA
- a CDS encoding type 1 glutamine amidotransferase domain-containing protein, producing the protein MNVLMVLTSHDQLGDTGHKTGFWLEEFAAPYYVLKDAGARLTLASPKGGQPPLDPKSDAPESQTAATARFKADPAAQAALASTVALSTVKAADYDAVFYPGGHGPLWDLAEDQDSIALIEALHAAGKPVAAVCHAPGVLRHVKGSDGQPLVKDKQVTGFTNTEEDAVGLTKVVPFLVEDMLRENGGMYSKGADWAPYVLTDGILITGQNPASSEAAAQALLKLLK; encoded by the coding sequence ATGAACGTTTTAATGGTATTGACCTCGCATGACCAGCTCGGCGACACGGGCCACAAGACCGGCTTCTGGCTGGAGGAATTTGCCGCGCCGTATTACGTGCTGAAGGACGCGGGCGCGCGCCTCACCCTCGCCTCGCCAAAGGGCGGCCAGCCGCCGCTGGACCCGAAGAGCGATGCGCCCGAATCGCAGACGGCGGCCACGGCCCGCTTCAAGGCCGACCCGGCAGCCCAGGCCGCGCTCGCTTCTACCGTGGCGCTATCCACGGTCAAGGCGGCCGACTACGACGCCGTGTTTTACCCGGGCGGCCACGGCCCCCTGTGGGACTTGGCCGAAGACCAGGACTCGATTGCCCTCATCGAAGCCCTGCACGCAGCCGGCAAGCCCGTGGCCGCCGTCTGCCACGCCCCCGGCGTCCTGCGCCACGTCAAAGGCAGCGACGGCCAGCCATTGGTGAAAGACAAGCAGGTGACGGGGTTCACGAATACGGAAGAAGACGCCGTGGGCTTGACGAAAGTCGTGCCGTTCCTGGTGGAAGACATGCTCAGGGAAAATGGCGGCATGTACTCGAAAGGCGCGGACTGGGCGCCGTATGTGCTGACGGATGGCATCTTGATCACGGGGCAGAATCCGGCCTCGTCGGAGGCGGCGGCGCAGGCCTTGCTGAAATTGCTGAAGTAA
- a CDS encoding M13 family metallopeptidase, translating into MNRYLLSALTLSLLAGVSGMAGAAGAADTAKKAVATTAAAPAALTSGIAIEYVDPAVRAQDDLFQHLNGKWLAETVIPADKSSWGSFAKLADDTQTQMRGIVEGAAADKARAAGSNAQKIGDFYNSFMDEAKLESLGLTPLNAELAKIAALQDKAELPGVIAHFSKLGVTSPYDFGIHQDAKDSTKYVADIVQSGLGLPDRDYYLEAGKADTRAKYLAHVEKMLSLSGDANAAANAKAIVALETELAKAQWSNVQNRDPVKTYNKVELAKLADVAPGYDWARYLKDTGIAGKVNYVIVSQPSYLKGFAEIANKTPLETWKAYFQWHLLHANAGYLPKAYVDENFAFYGTTLTGVTEMRPRWKRGVGAVEGALGEALGQLYVAQYFPAERKVRMEALVKNLMTAYKQSIDKLDWMSPVTKKQAQIKLAKFTTKIGYPNKWRDYSGLTVAQDDLIGNIQRSHLLNYNRELNKLGQPIDRDEWGMTPQTVNAYYNPELNEIVFPAAILQAPFFDANADDAVNYGAIGGVIGHEISHGFDDQGAQYDGDGNLRDWWTKTDHKNFAKKTKQLVAQYNSFSPVPGHFVNGELTLGENIADNSGVAIAYKAYKLSLNGKKAPVIDGFTGEQRFYAGFAQVWRMKMREAQQLVLLKTDPHSPGQFRANGTMRNQPGFYQAFDVKPGDKMYLPPKDRVIMW; encoded by the coding sequence GTGAATCGTTATTTGTTAAGTGCATTGACCCTGAGCTTGCTGGCCGGCGTGTCCGGCATGGCAGGCGCCGCCGGCGCTGCCGACACCGCCAAGAAAGCCGTCGCCACCACGGCCGCCGCGCCAGCGGCGCTCACCTCCGGCATCGCCATCGAATACGTCGACCCGGCCGTGCGCGCGCAGGATGATCTGTTCCAGCACCTGAATGGCAAGTGGCTGGCGGAAACCGTGATTCCAGCCGACAAGTCGAGCTGGGGCAGCTTCGCCAAGCTGGCCGACGATACGCAAACGCAGATGCGCGGCATCGTCGAAGGGGCCGCAGCCGACAAGGCCCGCGCCGCCGGTTCGAACGCGCAGAAAATTGGCGATTTTTACAACAGTTTCATGGATGAAGCCAAGCTGGAAAGCCTGGGCCTGACGCCGTTGAACGCGGAGCTGGCGAAGATCGCCGCCCTGCAGGACAAGGCCGAATTGCCGGGCGTGATCGCCCACTTCAGCAAGCTGGGCGTGACTTCGCCTTACGATTTCGGCATCCACCAGGATGCCAAGGATTCCACGAAATATGTGGCCGATATCGTGCAAAGCGGCCTGGGCCTGCCTGACCGCGACTACTATCTGGAAGCGGGCAAGGCCGACACGCGCGCCAAATACCTGGCCCACGTGGAAAAAATGCTCAGCCTGTCCGGCGACGCGAATGCCGCCGCCAACGCGAAAGCCATCGTGGCGCTGGAAACGGAGCTGGCCAAGGCGCAATGGAGCAATGTGCAGAACCGCGATCCCGTCAAGACCTACAACAAGGTGGAACTGGCGAAACTGGCCGACGTGGCGCCGGGCTACGACTGGGCCCGCTACCTGAAGGATACGGGCATCGCCGGCAAGGTTAATTACGTGATCGTCAGCCAGCCCAGCTACCTGAAGGGGTTTGCCGAGATCGCCAACAAGACGCCGCTCGAGACGTGGAAGGCGTATTTCCAGTGGCATTTGCTGCACGCTAACGCCGGCTACCTGCCGAAAGCGTATGTCGATGAAAACTTCGCGTTTTACGGCACCACGCTGACGGGCGTGACGGAAATGCGGCCGCGCTGGAAGCGTGGCGTGGGCGCCGTCGAAGGCGCGCTGGGCGAAGCCCTGGGCCAGCTGTACGTGGCACAGTATTTCCCGGCCGAGCGCAAGGTGCGCATGGAAGCGCTGGTGAAAAACCTGATGACGGCTTACAAGCAAAGCATCGACAAGCTCGACTGGATGAGCCCCGTCACCAAGAAACAGGCGCAGATCAAGCTGGCCAAGTTCACCACCAAGATCGGTTACCCGAACAAATGGCGCGATTACTCGGGCCTGACGGTGGCGCAGGACGACTTGATCGGCAACATCCAGCGTTCGCACCTGCTCAACTACAACCGCGAATTGAACAAGCTGGGCCAGCCTATCGACCGCGACGAGTGGGGCATGACGCCGCAGACCGTGAACGCCTATTACAACCCTGAACTGAACGAGATCGTCTTCCCGGCCGCCATCCTGCAAGCGCCGTTCTTCGACGCCAACGCGGACGACGCCGTCAACTATGGCGCCATCGGCGGCGTCATCGGCCATGAAATCAGCCACGGCTTCGACGACCAGGGCGCCCAGTACGACGGCGATGGCAACCTGCGCGACTGGTGGACCAAGACTGACCATAAAAACTTCGCCAAGAAAACCAAGCAGCTGGTGGCGCAGTACAACAGCTTCAGCCCTGTCCCTGGTCACTTCGTCAACGGCGAGCTGACCCTGGGCGAGAACATCGCCGACAACTCGGGCGTGGCGATCGCGTATAAAGCGTATAAATTGTCGCTGAACGGCAAGAAAGCCCCCGTCATCGACGGTTTCACGGGCGAACAGCGCTTCTACGCGGGCTTTGCCCAGGTATGGCGCATGAAGATGCGCGAGGCGCAGCAACTGGTCTTGCTGAAGACGGACCCGCACTCGCCAGGCCAGTTCCGCGCCAACGGCACCATGCGCAACCAGCCCGGCTTCTACCAGGCGTTTGACGTAAAACCGGGTGACAAGATGTATCTGCCGCCAAAAGACCGCGTCATCATGTGGTAA
- a CDS encoding M13 family metallopeptidase, translating into MNRYLLSSLTLTLLAAFANAAEPAAAAAAVAAPTVAPGAAPATAAPVSGIDVQYIDPAVRVQDDFFTHLNGKWLATAEIPADKSSWGSFAKLRDDTTPQLRGIIESTQQDKNRKAGSEAQKIADLYASYMDEARLESLGVKPLAGELNRIRSLRDKKGVPALIAHLSQTGVSTPYAVYVGQDARASTKYAAYVSQSGLGMPDRDYYLEAKQAGVKEKYQAHVEKMLAMAGDKNAAARAKAVVALETALAEVQWTKVENRDPVKRYNKTDINKLNDLTPGYDLKAGLAASGIANKVDYVIVNQPSYLAGYDKVLAATDLDTLKAYFEWQLLRSYASYLSKNFVDESFAFYGTVLSGVTQNQPRWKRGVGAVEGVLGEAVGKLYVAQYFPAERKAHMQELVKNVLAAYKDSIDTLDWMSPETKKEAQAKLAKFTPKIAYPNKWRDYTKLQIVQGDLVGNMMRAANFGSARQVAKLGKPIDREEWGMTPQTVNAYYSSTMNEIVFPASILQPPFFDANADDAVNYGAIGAVIGHEISHGFDDKGSQSDGDGNLRDWWTPADRKNFAAKADALTKQYDGYSPLPGYHVNGALTLGENIADNSGVAIAYKAYKISLAGKPAPVLDGLTGDQRFYMGFGQVWRSKMREAQQIVQIKTDPHSPGQYRANGTMVNQPGFYEAFGVKPGDKMYVAPENRVIIW; encoded by the coding sequence GTGAACCGCTATCTCTTGAGCAGCCTGACCCTGACCCTGTTGGCTGCGTTTGCCAACGCCGCCGAACCGGCCGCCGCCGCCGCTGCCGTGGCCGCACCGACCGTGGCGCCCGGCGCCGCACCGGCCACCGCCGCGCCCGTTTCCGGCATCGACGTGCAATACATCGACCCTGCCGTGCGCGTGCAGGACGACTTCTTTACCCATTTGAACGGCAAGTGGCTGGCCACGGCCGAGATCCCTGCCGACAAGTCGAGCTGGGGCTCGTTCGCCAAGCTGCGCGACGACACGACGCCGCAATTGCGCGGCATCATCGAAAGCACGCAACAGGACAAGAACCGCAAAGCCGGTTCCGAAGCGCAGAAGATCGCCGACCTGTACGCCAGTTACATGGATGAAGCCAGGCTCGAATCGCTGGGCGTGAAGCCGCTGGCAGGCGAATTGAACCGTATCCGCTCGCTGCGCGACAAGAAGGGCGTGCCGGCCCTGATCGCCCACCTGAGCCAGACGGGCGTGTCGACGCCGTACGCCGTCTACGTGGGCCAGGACGCGCGCGCCTCGACGAAATATGCGGCCTACGTGAGCCAGAGCGGCCTGGGCATGCCGGACCGCGACTATTACCTGGAAGCCAAGCAGGCTGGCGTCAAGGAAAAGTACCAGGCGCACGTGGAAAAGATGCTGGCCATGGCCGGCGACAAGAACGCTGCCGCGCGCGCCAAGGCCGTCGTGGCCCTGGAAACGGCCCTGGCTGAAGTGCAATGGACCAAGGTCGAAAACCGCGACCCGGTGAAACGCTACAACAAGACCGACATTAACAAGCTCAACGACCTGACGCCGGGCTACGACCTGAAAGCGGGCCTGGCCGCCTCGGGCATCGCCAACAAGGTCGATTACGTCATCGTCAACCAGCCGAGCTACCTGGCCGGCTATGACAAGGTGCTGGCTGCCACCGACCTCGACACCCTGAAAGCGTATTTCGAATGGCAGTTGCTGCGCAGTTATGCCAGCTACCTGTCGAAAAATTTCGTCGACGAGAGCTTTGCCTTCTACGGCACGGTACTGAGCGGCGTGACGCAGAACCAGCCGCGCTGGAAGCGTGGCGTGGGCGCCGTCGAAGGCGTGCTGGGCGAAGCCGTCGGCAAACTGTACGTGGCGCAATATTTCCCGGCAGAACGCAAGGCGCACATGCAGGAACTGGTGAAAAACGTGCTGGCCGCCTACAAGGACAGCATCGACACCCTGGACTGGATGAGCCCGGAAACCAAGAAGGAAGCGCAAGCCAAGCTGGCCAAGTTCACGCCGAAGATCGCGTATCCGAACAAATGGCGCGATTACACGAAGCTGCAGATCGTCCAGGGTGACCTGGTGGGTAACATGATGCGCGCCGCCAACTTCGGCTCCGCGCGCCAGGTGGCCAAGCTGGGCAAGCCGATCGACCGCGAAGAATGGGGCATGACGCCGCAGACGGTGAACGCCTATTACAGCTCGACGATGAACGAGATCGTCTTCCCCGCCTCCATCCTGCAGCCGCCGTTCTTCGACGCCAATGCGGACGACGCCGTCAACTATGGCGCCATCGGCGCCGTCATCGGCCATGAAATCAGCCACGGCTTCGACGACAAGGGCAGCCAGTCCGACGGCGACGGCAACCTGCGCGACTGGTGGACGCCGGCCGACCGCAAGAACTTCGCCGCCAAGGCCGACGCGCTGACCAAGCAATATGACGGCTACAGCCCGCTGCCGGGCTATCACGTCAACGGCGCCCTGACCCTGGGCGAGAACATCGCCGACAACTCGGGCGTGGCGATTGCGTACAAGGCCTATAAAATCTCGCTGGCCGGCAAGCCGGCGCCCGTGCTGGATGGCTTGACGGGCGACCAGCGCTTCTACATGGGCTTTGGCCAGGTATGGCGCAGCAAGATGCGCGAAGCGCAGCAGATTGTGCAAATCAAGACCGACCCGCATTCGCCGGGCCAGTACCGCGCCAACGGCACCATGGTCAACCAGCCTGGCTTCTATGAAGCGTTTGGCGTAAAGCCGGGCGACAAGATGTATGTCGCGCCGGAAAACCGCGTCATCATCTGGTAA